From Microtus ochrogaster isolate Prairie Vole_2 unplaced genomic scaffold, MicOch1.0 UNK1, whole genome shotgun sequence:
GACACCTCATTCACCTCCAGGCAAAAGCCAGAATGGCCAGAACTGTGGGCAGGAAAAGGTGACCcattcctccctgccaccacagcCCTCATTTTGCTGGACAACCCCTGTCCTATATAACCAGTACAGAAGACGTGCTGTCCTGGTAGATGGGCTCTCCTCAGCCGTGAGCTCTTTCCATGAACAGGTCTTGAGAGTCACTTGTAGGCCAGCATCATCACCTGCCACCACGCCTTCCCTATCTTTCTTTACCCTTTGCCCTCTAAATAAGGAAGCCCGCATGGTGGGGCCAAGGACTGCTGCCCAATTTGGGTCCTgggtggcctctgcctccctcttccctggGCCCCCAGCCAACTCCACCCTCCCGCAGAGATGCTCCCTGCTAACTTCATTCCTGCCTCATAGTTGGAATGACAGTGGCTCTCAGAATCCCTGGGGAGTGGAGAGGGTGATGGGGGTCTGGGGAGGCAGCCAGGCCCAGGAGCAGGTTAATGTTACAGCCCTGGGTAAGTGAGCTGGGCCGGCTGACGTCAGGGTGAtgaggggtggaggggagggccGGGTTGCTGAACTATAATGATAGGTCAAATCAAATAGGATCACCTTGGGACGGAGCCCCGCAAGCTGGATAGAGAGCGTCCCCAAGCCATGGTCCCTACTAGCCGCAGCTCAATCTGTGTCCCTCTCCTCTCAACCCGAGTGCCTGAAGCAGGCTTTGGTTTCATGTCAGAAGCCTTCATCTGCCTTCCAAAAATAAGCCCCTGCCGCCATGCCGAGGGGAGAAAAACAAGAAGGGCGGTATTTTTAGGGCCATTAATTCTGACCACGTGCCTGAGAGGCAAGGTGGATGGCCCTGGGACAGAGCCTGTTCATCACTATGTTCCGGGGAGTAGGACGTGTTCAGGGCACGCTGCAGGCTCTCGTCTTCTTAGGCGTCCTagtgggcatggtggtgccctCACCCGCCGGCACCCGCGCCAACGGCACGCTACTGGACTCCAGAGGCTGGGGCACCCTCTTATCCAGGTCTCGAGCTGGGCTAGCTGGAGAAATTTCGGGTGTGAATTGGGAAAGTGGCTATTTGGTGGGCATCAAGCGGCAGCGGAGACTCTACTGCAACGTGGGCATTGGCTTCCACCTCCAGGTGCCCCCCGACGGCCGGATCAGTGGAACACACGAGGAGAACCCCTACAGTGAGTGTCAcgagcaggcagctggggtgcttgCTGGCTTGGGCACAAGCTAAATCAAAAGATGAAGGAGCCTTGCGCTGGTGGGTGGGGCTGCAGTCTGAACTGGGAACGAGCTGGGCAACATTTAGATGGCTTGATCCTACCCTGCTTTGCCCAGATAAGGGTGCAGACCCAGTAGATGCAGAACTAGGCATCTTGGTGTTCTTAGACATCATGCCAGGTAACTCCATCCCGGTGGTACTAATTACTCCAGTATTAGTGGCCTCTCTCTGGCCCTGGAGTCAGCCTGAAAAGCCATGACCATACTGGTTAGAGAGAAAAGGTATGGTATTCCAGCCTAGTTAGACCCACGCATTTCTAACCAGCTGTTCTCTTTGAAAGGGAAGGGCGAGTGGTCTGCCAAGTGCAACTCTTAAGCACATCCTTTTCACTGGGCTTCCCCTAATGTCAGGTGCCTGCCAGGACAGCCTTCCAGCCAAGGCAGAGTTCGGGCTGTAGGGTCCCAGACACATCATCCGGCTCTGTGTAGCTGCAGTATTTGAGAACTGAGTTGAAGCACGTGGAGCAGGCATTAAACAGTGATAATCAAAAccgattgattgattgattgattgattgattgattgatgtgtgtgtgtgtgtgtgtgtgtgtgtgtgtgtgtgttgctgaggattgaacccagggacccAGGCATACCATTGCAAGTACTCTACcattttgtgctctctctccagcccccattctttTCCACCCAAGTCAGTGACCTCAAATGA
This genomic window contains:
- the Fgf6 gene encoding fibroblast growth factor 6 — translated: MALGQSLFITMFRGVGRVQGTLQALVFLGVLVGMVVPSPAGTRANGTLLDSRGWGTLLSRSRAGLAGEISGVNWESGYLVGIKRQRRLYCNVGIGFHLQVPPDGRISGTHEENPYSLLEISTVERGVVSLFGMKSTLFIAMNSKGRLYTTPSFQEECKFRETLLPNNYNAYESDLYRGTYIALSKYGRVKRGSKVSPIMTVTHFLPRI